The following are from one region of the Falco biarmicus isolate bFalBia1 chromosome 1, bFalBia1.pri, whole genome shotgun sequence genome:
- the GTF2IRD1 gene encoding general transcription factor II-I repeat domain-containing protein 1 isoform X2: MALAGKPLDVTLGTSRADRWNMVFPQKDEIITSLVSALDSMCSALSKLNAEVACIAVHEESAFVVGTEKGRVFLSTRKELQADFQKFCRVQQRKEQDVEAQKKAKECGRSVLRVSPDQGSDVYLLRKMVEEVFDVLYSEAVGKSSVVPLPYERFLKEPGSLAVAGLPEGISFKKPMEYDVKSLMAILEHSHSIRFRLKRPAEEPSREPNPGVELTCPSLTSKGGRDSGANGPVAKPPGQDTPSAVAVTNFLYGVSLPAQIAVDLKQEVSSSLPGPNMAGEALLPRPAGELKVPSSQEYSDCCGQKSSVSGGPLIQNVHSSKRILFSIVHDKTDKWDSFIKETEDINTLRECVQILFNSRYAEALGLDHMVPVPYRKIACDPEAVEIIGIPDKIPFKRPCTYGVPKLKRILEERHNIHFVIKRMFDERIFTGSKFTKDPTKVEPSSPPGEISPEPHRGAVLDLAGTSQPNSRSEKCSVSESCEPGTSGELGGIRQIKIEPDELDIIQITVPDRSPGSDEMHDPVPTHMASEESNYILETPAGTEKGPSEESRHEEKQMEGSDGIGDVLSHLRKQVEILFNTRYAKAIGISEPVKVPYSKFLMYPEDLFVVGLPEGILLRRPNCFGIAKLKKILQASNNIQFVIKRPELLAEGVKEPTSDSPAAKATGERDSSEVLLEDTVKRQGFQENYDARLSRIDIANTLREQVQDLFNKKYGEALGIKYPVQVPYKRIKSNPGSVIIEGLPPGIPFRKPCTFGSQNLERILAVADKIKFTVTRPFQGLIPKPAPRRITSLEKAYAALNDEDDANRLGEKVILREQVKELFNEKYGEALGLNRPVMVPYKLIRDSPDAVEVTGLPDDIPFRNPNTYDIHRLEKILKARESIRMVIINQLQPFTEICTEAKQTVPEESWQLRARSWRPSLHHQQWHSRWPRGDAQREARERHQRSQTEAEEDLRRELSIFLFLIFFFLLFQYGVYIINKSDLTCGKAFQILGGLLPTYLSASGCCSLLSSIRHHLPPPDKHCKV, translated from the exons TGCTCGGCGCTCTCCAAGCTGAACGCAGAGGTGGCCTGCATCGCCGTCCACGAGGAGAGCGCCTTCGTGGTGGGCACCGAGAAGGGACGGGTCTTCCTCAGCACCCGCAAGGAGCTGCAAGCTGATTTCCAGAAGTTTTGCC GAGtccagcagaggaaggagcaggaTGTGGAGGCTCAGAAGAAGGCAAAGGAGTGCGGGCGAAGCGTGCTCAGGGTCTCCCCGGACCAGGGATCAGACGTGTACCTCCTCAGGAAGATGGTAGAGGAAGTGTTTGATGTGCTTTATA GTGAAGCTGTGGGGAAGAGCAGCGTGGTCCCTTTGCCATACGAGAGGTTCCTGAAAGAGCCGGGCTCGCTGGCAGTCGCTGGCTTGCCTGAGGGAATCAGCTTTAAGAAGCCCATGGAGTACGATGTGAAATCCCTGATGGCCATCCTAGAACACAGCCACAGCATCCGTTTCAGGCTAAAAAG gCCAGCAGAGGAGCCCAGCCGAGAGCCAAACCCCGGTGTGGAGTTGACCTGTCCCTCCCTCACCTCCAAGGGCGGCCGAGACTCTGGTGCCAACGGTCCCGTGGCCAAACCCCCCGGCCAGGACACCCCCTCCGCCGTCGCCGTCACCAATTTTCTGTACGGCGTCTCGCTGCCGGCCCAGATCGCCGTCGACCTAAAGCAAGAGGTGTCCTCCAGCCTGCCCGGGCCCAACATGGCGGGCGAGGCGCTGCTGCCCAGGCCGGCGGGAGAGCTGAAGGTGCCTTCCTCACAGGAGTACAGCGACTGCTGTG GACAGAAATCGTCTGTCTCTGGAGGTCCTCTCATCCAGAACGTGCACTCGTCCAAGCGCATCCTCTTCTCCATCGTCCACGACAAGACAG ATAAGTGGGACAGTTTTATAAAAGAAACCGAAGATATCAACACCCTTAGGGAGTGCGTGCAAATTCTGTTTAACAGCAGATATG CCGAAGCCTTGGGGTTAGACCACATGGTCCCCGTCCCATACCGCAAGATTGCCTGTGACCCCGAGGCCGTGGAAATCATCGGCATCCCGGACAAAATACCCTTCAAAAGACCTTGCACCTACGGCGTCCCCAAACTCAAGCGGATACTGGAGGAGAGGCACAACATCCATTTTGTCATCAAAAG GATGTTTGATGAGAGAATTTTTACAG GAAGCAAATTTACCAAAGATCCAACCAAGGTGGAGccctccagcccccccggggAGATCTCCCCGGAGCCGCACCGCGGGGCTGTGCTGGACCTGGCGGGGACCTCTCAGCCCAACAGCAG GTCCGAGAAGTGTAGCGTTTCTGAAAGCTGTGAACCAG GTACCTCAGGAGAGCTGGGTGGGATCAGGCAGATCAAAATCGAGCCCGACGAGCTGGACATCATCCAGATTACCGTGCCAG ACCGATCACCCGGTTCAGATGAGATGCACGACCCGGTGCCCACGCACATGGCCTCGGAGGAGTCCAACTACATCCTAGAAACGCCAGCAG gaacagaaaagggGCCCAGCGAGGAGTCACGacatgaagaaaagcagatggaGGGATCAG atggTATAGGGGACGTTTTAAGTCATTTGAGGAAACAAGTTGAAATTTTGTTCAACACAAGATACG CGAAAGCCATAGGAATATCAGAGCCGGTCAAAGTTCCCTACTCCAAGTTCCTGATGTACCCCGAGGACCTCTTTGTTGTGGGCTTGCCAGAAGGCATTCTGCTGCGGCGCCCCAACTGCTTCGGGATTGCAAAGCTGAAGAAGATCCTGCAAGCGAGCAACAACATCCAGTTTGTCATTAAAAG ACCGGAGCTGCTGGCGGAGGGTGTAAAGGAGCCGACGTCGGACAGCCCGGCAGCCAAAG CCACCGGTGAGAGGGACTCGAGcgaggtgctgctggaggacacTGTGAAGAGACAGGGCTTTCAAG aaaattatgaTGCCAGGCTTTCCAGAATAGACATCGCTAACACGCTGCGGGAGCAAGTCCAGGACCTGTTCAATAAGAAATACG GTGAGGCCTTGGGGATTAAATACCCTGTGCAAGTGCCATACAAGCGGATCAAGAGCAATCCGGGGTCAGTGATTATAGAGGGGCTGCCCCCCGGGATCCCCTTTAGGAAGCCGTGCACCTTCGGCTCACAGAACCTGGAGAGGATCTTGGCCGTTGCTGATAAAATCAAGTTCACCGTGACGAG GCCTTTTCAAGGACTCATCCCCAAACCCG CCCCTAGACGGATAACATCACTGGAAAAAGCCTACGCTGCCTTGAATG atgagGATGATGCCAACAGGCTCGGAGAAAAGGTGATTCTCCGAGAGCAAGTGAAAGagcttttcaatgaaaaatacG GAGAGGCTCTGGGCTTGAACCGGCCCGTCATGGTGCCCTATAAACTCATCAGGGACAGTCCCGACGCTGTGGAGGTTACTGGGTTGCCGGACGATATCCCTTTCAGAAACCCCAATACCTATGACATCCATCGGCTGGAGAAGATCCTGAAGGCTCGTGAGAGCATCCGGATGGTGATTATAAACCAGCTCCA GCCGTTCACCGAAATCTGCACTGAGGCCAAACAAACAG TGCCTGAGGAAAGCTGGCAGCTCCGTGCCAGGTCGTGGAGGCCAAGCCTGCATCACCAACAGTGGCACAGCAGATGGCCGCGGGGGGATGCTCAGCGGGAGGCGAG AGAAAGACACCAGCGTTCCCAAACGGAAGCGGAAGAGGATCTCCGAAGGGAACTCAgtatcttcctcttcctcatcttcttcttcctcctcttccaatATGGAGTCTACATCATCAACAAATCAGATCTCACTTGTGGTAAAGCCTTCCAAATATTAGGGGGGTTACTGCCTACCTATCTCTCTGCTTCAGgatgctgctctctgctctcctcGATCCGCcaccacctccctccacctgaCAAACACTGTAAAGTGTGA
- the GTF2IRD1 gene encoding general transcription factor II-I repeat domain-containing protein 1 isoform X1 codes for MALAGKPLDVTLGTSRADRWNMVFPQKDEIITSLVSALDSMCSALSKLNAEVACIAVHEESAFVVGTEKGRVFLSTRKELQADFQKFCRVQQRKEQDVEAQKKAKECGRSVLRVSPDQGSDVYLLRKMVEEVFDVLYSEAVGKSSVVPLPYERFLKEPGSLAVAGLPEGISFKKPMEYDVKSLMAILEHSHSIRFRLKRPAEEPSREPNPGVELTCPSLTSKGGRDSGANGPVAKPPGQDTPSAVAVTNFLYGVSLPAQIAVDLKQEVSSSLPGPNMAGEALLPRPAGELKVPSSQEYSDCCGQKSSVSGGPLIQNVHSSKRILFSIVHDKTDKWDSFIKETEDINTLRECVQILFNSRYAEALGLDHMVPVPYRKIACDPEAVEIIGIPDKIPFKRPCTYGVPKLKRILEERHNIHFVIKRMFDERIFTGSKFTKDPTKVEPSSPPGEISPEPHRGAVLDLAGTSQPNSRSEKCSVSESCEPGTSGELGGIRQIKIEPDELDIIQITVPDRSPGSDEMHDPVPTHMASEESNYILETPAAGTEKGPSEESRHEEKQMEGSDGIGDVLSHLRKQVEILFNTRYAKAIGISEPVKVPYSKFLMYPEDLFVVGLPEGILLRRPNCFGIAKLKKILQASNNIQFVIKRPELLAEGVKEPTSDSPAAKATGERDSSEVLLEDTVKRQGFQENYDARLSRIDIANTLREQVQDLFNKKYGEALGIKYPVQVPYKRIKSNPGSVIIEGLPPGIPFRKPCTFGSQNLERILAVADKIKFTVTRPFQGLIPKPAPRRITSLEKAYAALNDEDDANRLGEKVILREQVKELFNEKYGEALGLNRPVMVPYKLIRDSPDAVEVTGLPDDIPFRNPNTYDIHRLEKILKARESIRMVIINQLQPFTEICTEAKQTVPEESWQLRARSWRPSLHHQQWHSRWPRGDAQREARERHQRSQTEAEEDLRRELSIFLFLIFFFLLFQYGVYIINKSDLTCGKAFQILGGLLPTYLSASGCCSLLSSIRHHLPPPDKHCKV; via the exons TGCTCGGCGCTCTCCAAGCTGAACGCAGAGGTGGCCTGCATCGCCGTCCACGAGGAGAGCGCCTTCGTGGTGGGCACCGAGAAGGGACGGGTCTTCCTCAGCACCCGCAAGGAGCTGCAAGCTGATTTCCAGAAGTTTTGCC GAGtccagcagaggaaggagcaggaTGTGGAGGCTCAGAAGAAGGCAAAGGAGTGCGGGCGAAGCGTGCTCAGGGTCTCCCCGGACCAGGGATCAGACGTGTACCTCCTCAGGAAGATGGTAGAGGAAGTGTTTGATGTGCTTTATA GTGAAGCTGTGGGGAAGAGCAGCGTGGTCCCTTTGCCATACGAGAGGTTCCTGAAAGAGCCGGGCTCGCTGGCAGTCGCTGGCTTGCCTGAGGGAATCAGCTTTAAGAAGCCCATGGAGTACGATGTGAAATCCCTGATGGCCATCCTAGAACACAGCCACAGCATCCGTTTCAGGCTAAAAAG gCCAGCAGAGGAGCCCAGCCGAGAGCCAAACCCCGGTGTGGAGTTGACCTGTCCCTCCCTCACCTCCAAGGGCGGCCGAGACTCTGGTGCCAACGGTCCCGTGGCCAAACCCCCCGGCCAGGACACCCCCTCCGCCGTCGCCGTCACCAATTTTCTGTACGGCGTCTCGCTGCCGGCCCAGATCGCCGTCGACCTAAAGCAAGAGGTGTCCTCCAGCCTGCCCGGGCCCAACATGGCGGGCGAGGCGCTGCTGCCCAGGCCGGCGGGAGAGCTGAAGGTGCCTTCCTCACAGGAGTACAGCGACTGCTGTG GACAGAAATCGTCTGTCTCTGGAGGTCCTCTCATCCAGAACGTGCACTCGTCCAAGCGCATCCTCTTCTCCATCGTCCACGACAAGACAG ATAAGTGGGACAGTTTTATAAAAGAAACCGAAGATATCAACACCCTTAGGGAGTGCGTGCAAATTCTGTTTAACAGCAGATATG CCGAAGCCTTGGGGTTAGACCACATGGTCCCCGTCCCATACCGCAAGATTGCCTGTGACCCCGAGGCCGTGGAAATCATCGGCATCCCGGACAAAATACCCTTCAAAAGACCTTGCACCTACGGCGTCCCCAAACTCAAGCGGATACTGGAGGAGAGGCACAACATCCATTTTGTCATCAAAAG GATGTTTGATGAGAGAATTTTTACAG GAAGCAAATTTACCAAAGATCCAACCAAGGTGGAGccctccagcccccccggggAGATCTCCCCGGAGCCGCACCGCGGGGCTGTGCTGGACCTGGCGGGGACCTCTCAGCCCAACAGCAG GTCCGAGAAGTGTAGCGTTTCTGAAAGCTGTGAACCAG GTACCTCAGGAGAGCTGGGTGGGATCAGGCAGATCAAAATCGAGCCCGACGAGCTGGACATCATCCAGATTACCGTGCCAG ACCGATCACCCGGTTCAGATGAGATGCACGACCCGGTGCCCACGCACATGGCCTCGGAGGAGTCCAACTACATCCTAGAAACGCCAGCAG caggaacagaaaagggGCCCAGCGAGGAGTCACGacatgaagaaaagcagatggaGGGATCAG atggTATAGGGGACGTTTTAAGTCATTTGAGGAAACAAGTTGAAATTTTGTTCAACACAAGATACG CGAAAGCCATAGGAATATCAGAGCCGGTCAAAGTTCCCTACTCCAAGTTCCTGATGTACCCCGAGGACCTCTTTGTTGTGGGCTTGCCAGAAGGCATTCTGCTGCGGCGCCCCAACTGCTTCGGGATTGCAAAGCTGAAGAAGATCCTGCAAGCGAGCAACAACATCCAGTTTGTCATTAAAAG ACCGGAGCTGCTGGCGGAGGGTGTAAAGGAGCCGACGTCGGACAGCCCGGCAGCCAAAG CCACCGGTGAGAGGGACTCGAGcgaggtgctgctggaggacacTGTGAAGAGACAGGGCTTTCAAG aaaattatgaTGCCAGGCTTTCCAGAATAGACATCGCTAACACGCTGCGGGAGCAAGTCCAGGACCTGTTCAATAAGAAATACG GTGAGGCCTTGGGGATTAAATACCCTGTGCAAGTGCCATACAAGCGGATCAAGAGCAATCCGGGGTCAGTGATTATAGAGGGGCTGCCCCCCGGGATCCCCTTTAGGAAGCCGTGCACCTTCGGCTCACAGAACCTGGAGAGGATCTTGGCCGTTGCTGATAAAATCAAGTTCACCGTGACGAG GCCTTTTCAAGGACTCATCCCCAAACCCG CCCCTAGACGGATAACATCACTGGAAAAAGCCTACGCTGCCTTGAATG atgagGATGATGCCAACAGGCTCGGAGAAAAGGTGATTCTCCGAGAGCAAGTGAAAGagcttttcaatgaaaaatacG GAGAGGCTCTGGGCTTGAACCGGCCCGTCATGGTGCCCTATAAACTCATCAGGGACAGTCCCGACGCTGTGGAGGTTACTGGGTTGCCGGACGATATCCCTTTCAGAAACCCCAATACCTATGACATCCATCGGCTGGAGAAGATCCTGAAGGCTCGTGAGAGCATCCGGATGGTGATTATAAACCAGCTCCA GCCGTTCACCGAAATCTGCACTGAGGCCAAACAAACAG TGCCTGAGGAAAGCTGGCAGCTCCGTGCCAGGTCGTGGAGGCCAAGCCTGCATCACCAACAGTGGCACAGCAGATGGCCGCGGGGGGATGCTCAGCGGGAGGCGAG AGAAAGACACCAGCGTTCCCAAACGGAAGCGGAAGAGGATCTCCGAAGGGAACTCAgtatcttcctcttcctcatcttcttcttcctcctcttccaatATGGAGTCTACATCATCAACAAATCAGATCTCACTTGTGGTAAAGCCTTCCAAATATTAGGGGGGTTACTGCCTACCTATCTCTCTGCTTCAGgatgctgctctctgctctcctcGATCCGCcaccacctccctccacctgaCAAACACTGTAAAGTGTGA
- the GTF2IRD1 gene encoding general transcription factor II-I repeat domain-containing protein 1 isoform X4: MALAGKPLDVTLGTSRADRWNMVFPQKDEIITSLVSALDSMCSALSKLNAEVACIAVHEESAFVVGTEKGRVFLSTRKELQADFQKFCRVQQRKEQDVEAQKKAKECGRSVLRVSPDQGSDVYLLRKMVEEVFDVLYSEAVGKSSVVPLPYERFLKEPGSLAVAGLPEGISFKKPMEYDVKSLMAILEHSHSIRFRLKRPAEEPSREPNPGVELTCPSLTSKGGRDSGANGPVAKPPGQDTPSAVAVTNFLYGVSLPAQIAVDLKQEVSSSLPGPNMAGEALLPRPAGELKVPSSQEYSDCCGQKSSVSGGPLIQNVHSSKRILFSIVHDKTDKWDSFIKETEDINTLRECVQILFNSRYAEALGLDHMVPVPYRKIACDPEAVEIIGIPDKIPFKRPCTYGVPKLKRILEERHNIHFVIKRMFDERIFTGSKFTKDPTKVEPSSPPGEISPEPHRGAVLDLAGTSQPNSRSEKCSVSESCEPGTSGELGGIRQIKIEPDELDIIQITVPDRSPGSDEMHDPVPTHMASEESNYILETPAAGTEKGPSEESRHEEKQMEGSDGIGDVLSHLRKQVEILFNTRYAKAIGISEPVKVPYSKFLMYPEDLFVVGLPEGILLRRPNCFGIAKLKKILQASNNIQFVIKRPELLAEGVKEPTSDSPAAKATGERDSSEVLLEDTVKRQGFQENYDARLSRIDIANTLREQVQDLFNKKYGEALGIKYPVQVPYKRIKSNPGSVIIEGLPPGIPFRKPCTFGSQNLERILAVADKIKFTVTRPFQGLIPKPAPRRITSLEKAYAALNDEDDANRLGEKVILREQVKELFNEKYGEALGLNRPVMVPYKLIRDSPDAVEVTGLPDDIPFRNPNTYDIHRLEKILKARESIRMVIINQLQPFTEICTEAKQTVPEESWQLRARSWRPSLHHQQWHSRWPRGDAQREARERHQRSQTEAEEDLRRELSIFLFLIFFFLLFQYGVYIINKSDLTCAMAHEHVHVRLWWSKRPDPRTY; the protein is encoded by the exons TGCTCGGCGCTCTCCAAGCTGAACGCAGAGGTGGCCTGCATCGCCGTCCACGAGGAGAGCGCCTTCGTGGTGGGCACCGAGAAGGGACGGGTCTTCCTCAGCACCCGCAAGGAGCTGCAAGCTGATTTCCAGAAGTTTTGCC GAGtccagcagaggaaggagcaggaTGTGGAGGCTCAGAAGAAGGCAAAGGAGTGCGGGCGAAGCGTGCTCAGGGTCTCCCCGGACCAGGGATCAGACGTGTACCTCCTCAGGAAGATGGTAGAGGAAGTGTTTGATGTGCTTTATA GTGAAGCTGTGGGGAAGAGCAGCGTGGTCCCTTTGCCATACGAGAGGTTCCTGAAAGAGCCGGGCTCGCTGGCAGTCGCTGGCTTGCCTGAGGGAATCAGCTTTAAGAAGCCCATGGAGTACGATGTGAAATCCCTGATGGCCATCCTAGAACACAGCCACAGCATCCGTTTCAGGCTAAAAAG gCCAGCAGAGGAGCCCAGCCGAGAGCCAAACCCCGGTGTGGAGTTGACCTGTCCCTCCCTCACCTCCAAGGGCGGCCGAGACTCTGGTGCCAACGGTCCCGTGGCCAAACCCCCCGGCCAGGACACCCCCTCCGCCGTCGCCGTCACCAATTTTCTGTACGGCGTCTCGCTGCCGGCCCAGATCGCCGTCGACCTAAAGCAAGAGGTGTCCTCCAGCCTGCCCGGGCCCAACATGGCGGGCGAGGCGCTGCTGCCCAGGCCGGCGGGAGAGCTGAAGGTGCCTTCCTCACAGGAGTACAGCGACTGCTGTG GACAGAAATCGTCTGTCTCTGGAGGTCCTCTCATCCAGAACGTGCACTCGTCCAAGCGCATCCTCTTCTCCATCGTCCACGACAAGACAG ATAAGTGGGACAGTTTTATAAAAGAAACCGAAGATATCAACACCCTTAGGGAGTGCGTGCAAATTCTGTTTAACAGCAGATATG CCGAAGCCTTGGGGTTAGACCACATGGTCCCCGTCCCATACCGCAAGATTGCCTGTGACCCCGAGGCCGTGGAAATCATCGGCATCCCGGACAAAATACCCTTCAAAAGACCTTGCACCTACGGCGTCCCCAAACTCAAGCGGATACTGGAGGAGAGGCACAACATCCATTTTGTCATCAAAAG GATGTTTGATGAGAGAATTTTTACAG GAAGCAAATTTACCAAAGATCCAACCAAGGTGGAGccctccagcccccccggggAGATCTCCCCGGAGCCGCACCGCGGGGCTGTGCTGGACCTGGCGGGGACCTCTCAGCCCAACAGCAG GTCCGAGAAGTGTAGCGTTTCTGAAAGCTGTGAACCAG GTACCTCAGGAGAGCTGGGTGGGATCAGGCAGATCAAAATCGAGCCCGACGAGCTGGACATCATCCAGATTACCGTGCCAG ACCGATCACCCGGTTCAGATGAGATGCACGACCCGGTGCCCACGCACATGGCCTCGGAGGAGTCCAACTACATCCTAGAAACGCCAGCAG caggaacagaaaagggGCCCAGCGAGGAGTCACGacatgaagaaaagcagatggaGGGATCAG atggTATAGGGGACGTTTTAAGTCATTTGAGGAAACAAGTTGAAATTTTGTTCAACACAAGATACG CGAAAGCCATAGGAATATCAGAGCCGGTCAAAGTTCCCTACTCCAAGTTCCTGATGTACCCCGAGGACCTCTTTGTTGTGGGCTTGCCAGAAGGCATTCTGCTGCGGCGCCCCAACTGCTTCGGGATTGCAAAGCTGAAGAAGATCCTGCAAGCGAGCAACAACATCCAGTTTGTCATTAAAAG ACCGGAGCTGCTGGCGGAGGGTGTAAAGGAGCCGACGTCGGACAGCCCGGCAGCCAAAG CCACCGGTGAGAGGGACTCGAGcgaggtgctgctggaggacacTGTGAAGAGACAGGGCTTTCAAG aaaattatgaTGCCAGGCTTTCCAGAATAGACATCGCTAACACGCTGCGGGAGCAAGTCCAGGACCTGTTCAATAAGAAATACG GTGAGGCCTTGGGGATTAAATACCCTGTGCAAGTGCCATACAAGCGGATCAAGAGCAATCCGGGGTCAGTGATTATAGAGGGGCTGCCCCCCGGGATCCCCTTTAGGAAGCCGTGCACCTTCGGCTCACAGAACCTGGAGAGGATCTTGGCCGTTGCTGATAAAATCAAGTTCACCGTGACGAG GCCTTTTCAAGGACTCATCCCCAAACCCG CCCCTAGACGGATAACATCACTGGAAAAAGCCTACGCTGCCTTGAATG atgagGATGATGCCAACAGGCTCGGAGAAAAGGTGATTCTCCGAGAGCAAGTGAAAGagcttttcaatgaaaaatacG GAGAGGCTCTGGGCTTGAACCGGCCCGTCATGGTGCCCTATAAACTCATCAGGGACAGTCCCGACGCTGTGGAGGTTACTGGGTTGCCGGACGATATCCCTTTCAGAAACCCCAATACCTATGACATCCATCGGCTGGAGAAGATCCTGAAGGCTCGTGAGAGCATCCGGATGGTGATTATAAACCAGCTCCA GCCGTTCACCGAAATCTGCACTGAGGCCAAACAAACAG TGCCTGAGGAAAGCTGGCAGCTCCGTGCCAGGTCGTGGAGGCCAAGCCTGCATCACCAACAGTGGCACAGCAGATGGCCGCGGGGGGATGCTCAGCGGGAGGCGAG AGAAAGACACCAGCGTTCCCAAACGGAAGCGGAAGAGGATCTCCGAAGGGAACTCAgtatcttcctcttcctcatcttcttcttcctcctcttccaatATGGAGTCTACATCATCAACAAATCAGATCTCACTTGTG CAATGGCCCATGAACATGTACATGTTAGACTATGGTGGTCTAAACGTCCAGATCCCAGGACCTATTAA